The following proteins are encoded in a genomic region of Magnolia sinica isolate HGM2019 chromosome 1, MsV1, whole genome shotgun sequence:
- the LOC131237703 gene encoding uncharacterized protein LOC131237703, protein MGEDRHGRVRTYGLGPTPTDLWGTTRSQRRIASTAQSRNEEYEGLQIEVSSLKSEVSSLKSEVSSLKSDFSSFKESMAQLISSRTNLKSTVSDNSANLNLNQPASSSSQGHLAKKGKTTTCSSTGDVIEVLLTSIRGVTVARGIVLSKDPLTKVGGFPLGNGFWEVYIQVAIVREETLMRPYG, encoded by the exons ATGGGAGAAGATCGACATGGCCGAGTCCGCACTTATGGGTTAGGCCCCACTCCTACTGATTTGTGGGGAACAACACGTAGCCAACGAAGGATTGCCTCCACTGCTCAGAGTAGAAATGAAGAATATGAAGGACTGCAGATTGAAGTATCATCCCTAAAATCGGAAGTTTCATCCCTAAAATCGGAAGTATCATCCCTAAAATCagatttttcatcttttaaagaATCCATGGCGCAGCTGATATCCTCTAGGACAAATCTGAAATCCACAGTATCAGATAATTCAGCTAATCTCAACCTAAACCAACCGGCCTCATCATCAAGCCAG GGACACTTAGCGAAAAAGGGAAAGACTACGACTTGCAGTAGTACCGGG GACGTAATCGAAGTTCTTCTTACTAGTATCCGTGGGGTTACTGTCGCTAGAGGGATTGTCTTGAGTAAGGATCCGCTCACAAAAGTAGGCGGGTTCCCACTTGGAAATGGTTTTTGGGAAGTATATATTCAGGTGGCAATTGTACGTGAAGAGACTTTAATGAGACCCTATGGATGA